A window of Rhinatrema bivittatum chromosome 2, aRhiBiv1.1, whole genome shotgun sequence contains these coding sequences:
- the LOC115083538 gene encoding gastrula zinc finger protein XlCGF52.1-like isoform X2 yields the protein MVKDEITQNIKEEENQEEYPIEVGLIPEELENACENVSQGIERRNTRNSHQESEEKPRATTGDAPDRVTEYESTVILEHQRNLSTERPFQSNNSDQMTSDLHQREGEVEKSFLCNSYGKSFGNKLQVILPQKPPILKTPFLCNKYEKIIHVGRNLNSHLRTHRRERSFPCTECSKSFTTKTHLSQHQKIHTGERPFICSECGKSFITKHSLILHQRIHTGERPFTCSECGKSFITKHSLILHQKIHTGERPFTCTECGKCFSRKRYLSRHQKMHTGEKHFSCTECSKSFTTKTYLSQHQKIHTGERPFLCSRCGKSYIRKDMLLSHQKIHTGERPFSCTKCGKCFSRQTHLSQHLEIHTGERPFSCSKCGKCFIRKTNLSRHQKIHTGERPFSCNKCGRCFSRKTVLSQHQKIHSG from the exons atgg TAAAGGATGAGATCACACAGAATataaaggaggaggagaatcaaGAAGAATATCCTATTGAAGTGGGACTGATCCCAGAAGAATTAGAAAATGCCTGTGAGAATGTTTCTCAGGGGATAGAGAGGAGAAACACAAGGAATAGTCATCAGGAGTCTGAGGAGAAGCCGAGAGCCACTACAGGAGATGCTCCGGATAGAGTCACTGAGTATGAGAGCACAGTCATCCTTGAGCACCAGAGGAACTTGAGCACAGAGAGACCCTTccagagtaataacagtgatcaaatgacttctgatctccaccagagggagggggaagtggaGAAATCCTTTCTGTGTAACTCCTATGGAAAAAGCTTTGGTAATAAATTGCAGGTAATATTACCTCAGAAACCCCCCATACTCAAAACTCCATTTCTATGCAATAAATATGAGAAAATTATCCATGTGGGGCGCAATCTAAATAGCCACCTAAGAACACACAGGCGAGAGAGATCCTttccatgcactgaatgcagtaaAAGTTTCACGACAAAGACCCACCTCtcacaacaccagaaaatccacacaggcgAGAGACCGTTTATATGTAgtgagtgtgggaaaagcttcattaCTAAGCATTCACTAATCttgcaccagagaatccacacaggagagagaccatttacatgtagtgagtgtgggaaaagcttcattaCTAAGCATTCACTAATCttgcaccagaaaatccacacaggagagagaccatttacatgtactgaatgtggaaaatgtttcagtaGAAAAAGATACCTCTCTCGACATCAGAAAatgcacacaggagagaaacacTTCTCATGCACTGAATGTAGTAAAAGTTTCACTACGAAGACTTACCTCtcacaacaccagaaaatccacacaggagagcgACCATTCTTATGTTCTAGATGTGGTAAAAGTTATATTCGGAAGGATATGCTACTatctcaccagaaaatccacacaggagagagaccattctcatgtactaaatgtggaaaatgtttcagtaGACAGACACACCTCTCACAACACCtggaaatccacacaggagagagaccattctcatgttctaaatgtggaaaatgtttcattagAAAGACAAATCTCTCACGACATCAGAAAATACACACcggagagagaccattttcatgtaaTAAATGTGGAAGATGTTTCAGTAGAAAGACAGTTCTCtcacaacaccagaaaatccactcagGATAG